In the Nothobranchius furzeri strain GRZ-AD chromosome 1, NfurGRZ-RIMD1, whole genome shotgun sequence genome, TCCACCACAACCTGTGCTTCAAGTATTCTCACCTGTTCTCCTGTAACTCTGTGTTCCATTTgaacttttattttctttttaaaatggCGGGGAAGATGTTTTCTGATCACTTagatacaaaatccaggtaatttCATCAGTTACTCTTTTGGTCCATTAAGCAAAGATTTTGTATTTTTAGTTGTGTTTTTAGGACCATGTTTTTAGTCTGACCTGTACACAATTATCAGTTTAATGATGTACTCTGATCATTGCCTTTGAGTAAGACTTCATCCTTTGGCATACGAAGGCGTTTGTAGATCTGCTCAATGCTTGttcaaccatttttattttttatttttgcatcacTTGGACATTGCTGTATATTGTTGCATGCCTCATAATAAAAATGCAAGTTTAAAATGACTAATTTTCATTATATGATACATTGTTATCCAAGCTAATCACAAACTCTTTGATATAACTTTATGATTTGGCCAAAATTAATACTTTCACATACCATGATGCAACCACCACCATGCATGACAGTTGGTGTAGTATGTTTGAAAGCCTAGCTTTGAGCATGCTAGTCACTGTGGCTAAAGAACTTCTTATTCTTTGTGCATGCTGATGTCCAACTGAAGACTGAGACACTGGTGTCCAGTTCATGGTAAGCTTGAGTCTTGATGATTCCTAGGCCCAGCGCTAATATTCACACTGCAGCCTACACTCCTCTATAAAGTGCACTTGGTGGAAGTGCATGCAGGCTTTGAGTGCTTAGTAAACCATTATGAAAATAAAAGGGACAGAAAGAAAACaattttttatatagcgcctatcaagataaaaatcacgaggcgcttcacaaaaacaaaagatataaaaaaagatttaaattattaaaaatatgattAAAAATATTGAGCATATTTTGTATTTCTGCAACTTCAGAAATGATGATGCCTTTTCTCTGCCTCCTTAAAATTCCCAAGCAgcagtggattgtgggtaatCCCTTTGCCAAAGTCCCCATCAGTGCTGGCTTCGGtaaagtgcagatcaagggtgaAAAGGGGGCGGGGCCGAGGTTCACACTTGAGAATTGGAACACCAATCGAACTATCACCACTGAATGGGAACACACAACTGAGGGGCACAAGTGTGAAAGTGAGAGATTTGGGACTGTGCCTTGGCCTTTGTGCATGCTGATGTCCAACTGAAGACAGAGACACTGGTGTCCAGCATGTCCCAGTTCATGGTAAGCTTGAGTCTTGGTGGTTCCTAGTTTGCTCTTGAACATCCAGCACAACTTCCTTTCAACTGAGGATCACACTAGAGTGTTGGTCAGTTTCACGACTGTGCTGTCAAATCCATTTTATGATGAAAGGAGAAAGCCCGTGCCgacactaatgtgtaagcgccataaggGACTGCTTTAGGACCTCACATAGCCGGGGGGTCCCAAGAGCACAGGGTGACATGAGTAAAAGatgttttaataaatttaaataccaactaaatactaattcacatgaaaaaataaaaacaatgtatCTGTATTGTTTTCTGTAGTGTCATATGGTTTTATTTTGTAGTGCAGCACTCTTTACTCATGTTTCAAATTTTAAGAACAAAAGATAGTAAACCTAATATTTTTACTGTGAATTCGGTGTTTGTCTACTGATGTTTCTATAGCTGAATTAATGTACCACACTTAAATAACACTCTTGATTTTAAAATGCAAATTAATTGGACCATTTATGTTGGTTCGCTGCTCCAATAAACTTAAAATAGTAGGACGGGAGGCAAATATTTtatctatcaggctcctctcttgtgaaaCCAGCTccaagctttagtccgtgaggcagacaccttgtctacttttaagactaggcttaaaacatttaaatttgatagggcctatggttaaaatctgatgttagcccaaatCTGGACAAGAGgggaagtagagggaggtggagtgtacagtcggtaaagacggcttttccttgccctgcctccaacatgcctccatctaaaaaggctaggttttccagagttatctctgtagttatgctgctataggcttaaacTGCTGGAGGATATACtggccactttccacactctactactttcttctacaattagcttttaaactgtattatttcccgctgtttcagctgttaactttattttttctctgtttaTCTCCTCAGAAGaacctacaatggtgttctgctgagctgtggtagcctcatggagggggccgaacactgttgctaaccatttaaaaattctccctctcctgataataacattttactttctttgacattgaatgtgctactactagtttacccgtttaattatagattcactaggataaatacaataaagtttatctctcaccaaatagaatatttactaagaaatcacaatgtaaccatagaaacactacttggtgtgtgtgtgtgcgtgcgtgcgtgcatgcgtgcgtgcgtgcgtgtgtgtgtgtgtgtgtgtgtgtgtgtgtgtgtgtgtgtgtgtgtgtgtgtgtgtgtgtgtgtgtgtgtgtgtgtgtgtgtgtgtgtgtgttggtatgtttgtgtctgctttgtcttcttgatcctcagtgagtcgtggcggagggccacttatactgagccagaatcttctggaggtttcttcctgttaaaagggagttttcctctccactgtcgctaaatgcttgcttagtatgaggattgctgtaaagtcaatgacactagtcagtgagtttatgcaatctgctgggttccttatttaggaaactttttactgattgggcctaatgaactgacctgcattggaatgtttactatgtgaagtgccttgagacgactcttgttgtgatttggcgctttataaataaacttgaatttaatttaattgaataaaaaaaatcaatatccACAATAACACAAGTTTGATGTAAGCTAATTACAAAATATGCTAATAATACTGGGCATGTTACACAAAAGGTACAGCTTAGATGAATTAGATGAATCATCTGGTGTTGACTTGTTGGTATTGGGGCCCCAAGAAACTTGTTTAGGGCCCCACAAAGGCTCAGGCCGGCCCTGCCTTGGAGAGCAGATCTTTGCTTTAGCTGTTCCTAAGCTTTGGAATGACTTCTACTCTCAGTATGGCTTTTGGACGTTGAAATTTTAATTAGCAAACTTTGTCCCTGAATTGTAGTTACTTCCTTTAACTGTTTAATCACTGTTTTGCTCTTATTCTGTTGTGTTTATCTTGTTATTGCAAccccttttttatgtttttgcaaTTTGGGTTGCATTCTTGATTTTATGTTATATCAGCCTGTTGTATATACTATGATTGTGAGTGCTCATTTTATCATTGGTATTACTGCTCTTTTGTCTCTTTTTACATTGCCCTCTTTCTGTGttcaagcactttggtcagctgacatgctgtttttaaatatataaatgtggtatggtatggtttttgGTCTACCAGAGAAAGCTGGAGCACAAAACCCACAAGAAAATTCATGGCTTTGTGATTTTGTTACTGCAAAAAGAGCCTGAATTACTTTTTTCGAAACAGTTTATGAACATGGTGTAGTTACCAACCAGTTCCCAAGcatagccactgctgcagcttacTGTTCCAGGTTGGGTCAGATGCAGAATTGTAGCATACAGCTAACGAGATTTGAACTTTATGGTAACATTTCTTTAAAAAACCACCTTATTTTAGCATGACTTGCACTGAAGTATCTTGAACCTTGATGGTTTATTTTGCTTGTTGTAATGGTGCTAAATCAATTTGAGATTTTCTATCCTGCAGCTTGTGTGAACAGAAGGCAGATATGTTGACAGAAGTGCTGCTGGTTAAAGGAACTTGTGACACGTtatcttttttttgttttcaagACAGCCTGGTGCTCCATGGGGTGTGAGTCCATGCATACAAGGGATGTTTGGTGACTTGTAACTCAGAGCTGCTGCTGAGCTCTCTCTCCTGCTACAGCATCAATATTTAAAGGACTGTTTTCTCGTCACTTTATTTCTTAAAGAAAATTCCATCTCAAAGGTTGTCCAGTACAAGCCAACGATTCAATGTTTATACGAAAACTGCTCACTTTTTAATTTTGTTTCTGCTACATTAAAATGCAGGAACTTTTTACTTTCATCATGCATAACAAAATTTAGTTGGTAGTTCGTAGCTTGAAGGCAAAAATGTAGACATGTAAAAGATTTAAAACGTTGATGTTTCTGGAATAACTGGGAGTTATTTTTAAGCAGACCTGTCTAACTTGCGTGAGGGGATGTTGGGAGGTCACTGTAGATGACCTGTGTTGTTCAGCTGTTTCTTGTGAGGGGTGACAAAGGTCAAATGTGTGGTGGTTTGGTTAGGGTTTAAAAGGTGCTGCTTCTTCCCAGCAGCTAAAACTGGGATAAGTTTACCCACAAAGCAGGTATGTGTTTCACGGAAGACCCCAAAGAAAAGATCCATTTCTGACTTTAGCTTTTTTCATGTGCTTGTCTGACACCTTGTATAAGAACTATGTTGTTTCCTAAGTCTTCCAGTCCTCAGGAGTTATTGCCTGAGCAATGACAATAACCCATTGATGCAGACGTGTGTGTCTTAAACAGGAGAAAATGAAGGGTCTGCTTTCCTGTTGTGGACTCGTATCGATGCTTCTGTTGAGCATTTCAGCCCAAGCTGAGGTAAATGTACAAAATTCTCTTTTTCTATTCTAAAAATCAAACTTTTAGTTATTAAGTCTTGTGTTTTAGATTTAAActctcatgaaacgtttagatttgATTCAGATCTGGCATTACATATCTTCATACCTGTCAGAAGGTTGATGTTTCAATCCCGGCTCTTTTTAAAATGTCCTTGTGTAGACACCCCCATGGATGCAGGCTTGTTTGCTGAGTGCTGTGGTGTTTTGCTGACTGTTTTGTGCTGGAAAGCATATCAGGTCATGGCTGCCTATAGAACGTTTTCTTGTTCTTCACATCTAAAAACCACAGACTGATTGTGTCCATTCAGCTCCACCATATTCATCATTTCACCAGATGTTCCATTTTACTTGTCAAATCCAGCAATTCTATCCATGTTTCCTTTATCGCTGAAATCAAAGTCCTACATAACACCTGCTGTTTTAATGTGTTAAAATGGaaatgttaaccctctcaggctcaaattaagttttgataaaaggacgaacaactaagtccttcaggggtacttctgagttaaaaaatgctcatgaaataaatatgtggagtaaccaggtaggtaggttttaactgttgctaatctgcaacgcctgccttcaGAGGGTTAAACCATTTTTATAACTTTTTCTTAATAGCAGACATCAGCTCTTCCTGCAGGTAAGATGCATTCGACTGTTACAAGTTCTTTAAATAAACAAGTTTAAATACTCTGTTTAATATTTAGGTCTTTTTTATTAACTTTGCTTACAGACTGCACACAGATAAGGACTCAGTCACCACAATCACCCAGTGGACTTTATGACCTCCAGCCTGTTGGTGTCAACAATCGTTTGAAGGTAACAAACTTACAAGTTCCTTAAGTTTTATCTTAAACAAATCGAGTTTCAGCTTCCTGAAAATCTTCAGCACTTTTTTAGACTTGGAAACTTTTCATGATGTGACAGAAATGTCTTTTCTGTTCTTTTGAAATACATGCAAGCTGCTTTATTGTTTTATTGGTCAAAaaatatagataaataaaaaagcacatcTGACATGAGCGTTTTTTTGGACTTCCTCTTCAGGTGTTCTGTGAGATGCGTTCAGCTGAAGGCTGGATAGTGATTCAGAAACGGACTGGAGGACTGCTGCCCTTCAACAGAAGATGGGCTGAATACAGATTTGGTTTTGGATCCTTGGCATGTatgtaaatatgtaaaaataataataataataatccgtTTGTTTCCTTGGCCAGACACTTCACCCTGcttgcctggtggtggtggtcggagggaccggaggtGCTGATAAAGTGGCAGCTTTGCTTTCCTCCTCACCAGAGTGAGAAGGATTGCAGTGTAGAGTGCTTTGGAGTCTTCTGTCTTAGAAAAGCACTTTACAGAAGTGCAATACTATAATTATTTTACCCACCCAGTGGTTTGAGAGATGCGTTGGTAACCTGCACAAGCAGAAACCTTTTTTCCTTGCATTTTGGTAAAAGAAAGACAAGATGAGATTTCAGGAACAAATGAGAAAGTGTTGTTGCATTTGCTTTGACTAAACTAGAGgatttataatttatttattccAGCCTAATCTGCAGAAAACAACCCAAAGTTCTCTTCTCCTTCAGATGACCACTGGCTCGGTCTGGAGAAGGTTTATCTTCTGACTAAGGATGAAACCAAGAAGTGGACTCTGAGAGTGGACCTGTGGGACACTGAAGGAAACACTGCGTATGCTGAGTACAGGAACTTCAGACTTGGAGATGAGCAAACATCTTACAAACTGCAGGTTGGAAAATACAGAGGAACTGCAGGTACTCTTTCACTGAATTGCTGAACttctgaacatttaaacattatttATATTTCTAAAACCTTTTTTATCTTCCTTCAGGTGATGCCATCCGGGGAATCTCTCCAGATATGGATGAAAATGGCTTTGGCTTCAGCACCCTGGACCGGGACAACGACGGCTGCTCTCCCTGCCTCTTCTACGACATTCTTGTAGAAGAGTGTATTATGTTACAGGGTGGTGGTTGGTGGTACAGCAAGTGTGGCTCTGCCAGTCTGAACGGTGACTGGTATTCTTCTGGGGACCACACAAGTTGGTCTTCAGGCCTTCGATGGACCACTTGGAAAACTCCTAAAACATCTTCATTTAAAGCCACCAGAATGATGATCAGGCCTGAGTGAAAGTCTCTTTATTGGGTTTAAGACTTCAGCTGCCAGTGTCCGCTGATCAATTTTGTTGTTGCGGTGCAGGCTCAGATGTTTTGGGAGGCTACTTTTTATAATTAAACCAGCTTTATCGATTCCTCCAGGCTTTCCAATTGCTGGCCGCTAATAATCATATCATCACCAGTGTTCCTGCTACATTACATTGCTGTGtgtgtatcatcatcatcaaatatCATCATCAAAACAAAAATCCTTAACAGAAATTTGAGTTGTATGCTATTGTAGGCACAAGCTATTTAAAAATGGTGGGATACATATTTGATGAAAACCTGCATCCTGCAGCTGTACCTTGTACTGTACCACAGAAAATGATATGAGAATAAATAAAAGTTGCAACTTAATCAGTCATCTCTGCTGTCTTAAATTCAGGTCAAACAATTATAATGTCCATGCAGGACCTGATCCACCCTGAAAACAGCCTGTGCTGCACACACTtggtgatgatgacgacagcTTCTTTAAACCCTAGATAACTTGTTTTTTTTGCTAACTCTCACAAATTAGTTGATGCACTGAATGTGAAGCCAAGCCTCTGTTAGGCAAATCTGATTTCTATCTGAGGCTAATGTTTATTGGTtacaaacaagcacacacacacacacacacacacacacacacacacacacacacacacacacacacacacacacacacacacacacactttgataaCTTTCCAAACAATTTTGATTCCTTTTTGTTTATCTTTATGACCCAGAACCCATTCACACCGAATACTCAAAGTGGTGAGATCTCCTCGTTACCTCTTTATCTAACCAAGGCCAGGCAGTGTGGAAAACAACTTTAAACATGTCAACAGAATGAAGGTTGTCATAATACACACGATAAGATTGGCTATTATCAGATGTGGTGTAGCATGTTTTATTGTGAAAGGAAAGTTTTTGTTGTAAACTGCAAGCAGGCTCATGAGAAGAGCTACAATAAACATCCAAGTTGAGTTGTGCTGCATAGTTTCACTTGAATTCTCACACCTAGTCACATCAAGtcaattttatttctatagcactttaCCACTtgacatgtcagctgaccaaagtgctgtacaaaacAATTAAAACAGGGTAGTTAAAGCTCTTAAAAGAGGACAAACAACAGGGAGAAAAGACAGTGGTAGTACAATAACACACACCAAAAAATGTCACAGCCAAAAGCTACATTTAAAAAGTGAACCTTTAGCCATGATTTAAAACGGGCGATAGAAGGAGACTGTctcacccatcgacatatacatatatatatatatggacaatgggtttccaaagactccaataacacgtttttgaggaaaaatgggaggtggccaccaccgccattttgaatgtgtcacaggttccatcaagcccagacaattccacaaaagggaagagaggtggagctgtgggtggggctgtaaggctgggatcaaatgacgacacccggttgaactagttacaagctaacctgaagctaacccaaagctaacgcggaggtgggagctaagctaatggaggtagctacctagctacaaccggagctaactctgtggaacaccagcgacctgaagctcacacggagtttgtgtggaggtttgcggcacTTTTTGATGAAAActacctttctgtgaataaaaaagtattaaatcgttaagtttataagttatttccttaatgaaaatatatttagcttttagcaagttttcaatatttttaacgtaccgtagattccggactataagtcgcaccacacataaaatgtataatgaagaagaaaagaacATATATAAGTTGCACTGGACTATtagtcacattttggggggatattttattatttttcttacaaaatccgagaccaagcatttcacattgcaagacaagtatcggtaacaataacagaataaacaacgcgggcgcagcagcgccccacggtctccagcagaggatggcggtgtttgaaaccctcccagcgggacaggggagctcattcctgggtcggagccggcccgcagcagtgcgccacgggctgcagcaggtgatggcggggcagaggagctgaaacctgggccggatccagtgcGCAACGGCACATAACAGGCTCCGGCAGGTGATGGCTGCGtatttttaattccctgcggggcagGTGAGCTAaaacctgggtcggatccagcccgCAGCTGCgcgccacagtctccagcaggtgatggctgtgtgtttttagttCCCTGCTGGTCAGGGGAGCTCACTCCTGGGCTGGATCAGGTGTGTAACGGTgtgccacaggctccagcaggtgatggctgtgtgttttttattcccagcggggcaggggagctcattcctggtccggagccggcccgcagcagcgcggtatagcctacataatttggtatatcagTCGCTCTGGAATATAAGtcacaggaccggccagactatgaaaaaagtgcaattaatAGTCCGTAAAATACGATAGTTATCAGTATTtgggataaattagcaggctaaattcatttcatatatttctaaaacttaatacttgtttgtatcttgtaaagccaagtagcctttattctggactcagcacaattcaccaaaagtaaagagacattatacagatgaagtaagcacaagataacttactggaagaaacagaattatcatgagaaccagaacacgagagcctgataacagtcatgtgaaaataataattaaaatgtatgtatgtacaatagaaataaaaatatattagaattagtgcaactcactgtgatccaaacaataaatcagccatagctgattagcaatcatgaaatgaggtctgggagtttttaagtttcatttttttattacatttttttcttagatctgttaaaaggtcaccatggcagcctgtgtgtcttcatCGTTGGCTACACAAAGCatcaagtgtaagtaccaagtacctgtcttgaccacttcatgaatggttttgtacatGAATGGTGAGTAACTCTGGGAGATAGAAGGGAGCCAGGTCATGAAAAGATTTAAACAAAAAGCAAGATCTTAAACTGAACCCGGTAAAaaaaactggaagccagtgtagattTGCAAGTATAGGAGTGATATGAGTGCACCTATCTGACTTTGTCAGAAGTCGTGCTGCCTAACTAAAAACACAACCATGTTTTTCATTAGGAAGGCAGTTAAACTCAATGTAAAGGCATCCAGTAGATGCTCAtctagagcagtagttcccaacagtttttttttctttaggccCCTCTTGATTATGCCCAAGAacaagccaggacccccaacCCTGACTCCTTCCCACAGACACACATTAAAAGTGATTCATCACAAACTTTATACAGTATTTGTATTTTACTATTTGGTGTTTTATTGGGATTTTCATAATGTAATCTTTACAAATAAAATTGTGGGGACCCTCTGCAATCTCTAAAGATCCCCTGCTCGAAGGGGCACAGACCGTGGTTGGGA is a window encoding:
- the LOC129160608 gene encoding fibrinogen-like protein 1, with the protein product MLHKRYSLDELDESSGVDLLVLGPQETCLGPHKGSGRPCLGEQIFALAVPKLWNDFYSQQPGAPWGFKRCCFFPAAKTGISLPTKQEKMKGLLSCCGLVSMLLLSISAQAETSALPADCTQIRTQSPQSPSGLYDLQPVGVNNRLKVFCEMRSAEGWIVIQKRTGGLLPFNRRWAEYRFGFGSLAYDHWLGLEKVYLLTKDETKKWTLRVDLWDTEGNTAYAEYRNFRLGDEQTSYKLQVGKYRGTAGDAIRGISPDMDENGFGFSTLDRDNDGCSPCLFYDILVEECIMLQGGGWWYSKCGSASLNGDWYSSGDHTSWSSGLRWTTWKTPKTSSFKATRMMIRPE